One Setaria italica strain Yugu1 chromosome I, Setaria_italica_v2.0, whole genome shotgun sequence DNA window includes the following coding sequences:
- the LOC101757205 gene encoding uncharacterized protein LOC101757205: MHAPCQYATGGTALVPWKRRERLPLESKTGDSRSLFSPPPTSVSPPVCRRAAYKTPLVTRRDPGQDKYYTSLLQYSTSQKASIEMAAAAAAGGKAPSLVVAASMGAVEALKDQAGLCRWDYALRSLYHRAAAPRIHALSAALSDSTAGLPRAGAGRAAAAADVRMNKAYHLVCWGPN, encoded by the coding sequence ATGCATGCACCATGCCAGTATGCCACCGGTGGCACCGCCCTGGTTCCTTGGAAACGGAGGGAGCGCCTCCCATTGGAGTCCAAAACCGGCGACTCGCGCTCCCTGTTTTCGCCTCCGCCCACCTCCGTTTCTCCGCCGGTTTGCCGCCGGGCCGCGTATAAAACGCCCCTCGTCACACGCCGAGATCCCGGACAGGACAAGTACTACACTTCACTACTTCAGTACAGTACTAGCCAGAAGGCATCGATCgagatggcggcagcggcggcggcgggcgggaagGCGCCGtcgctggtggtggcggcgagcaTGGGCGCGGTGGAGGCGCTCAAGGACCAGGCGGGCCTGTGCCGCTGGGACTACGCGCTGCGCTCGCTctaccaccgcgccgccgcgccccggaTCCACGCACTGTCCGCCGCGCTCTCGGACTCCACGGCCGGGCTGCCccgggcgggcgcgggccgggcggcggcggcggcggacgtgaGGATGAACAAGGCCTACCACCTCGTGTGCTGGGGCCCCAACTGA